The Streptococcus equi subsp. equi nucleotide sequence TCAATATCTGCACCAAAGGGCTTTCCTTCAAAAATGGTGCCATCCTCTAAGATAAGTAACCGTTTTGCCATTTTAACCCCCTCTAACATGCCTTTAGACCTTATCGTTTCTGCCATTAAGGATCGCTTCGATAATGGCCATACGGACAAATACACCATTAGCCATTTGAGCTACTATTCTTGCCTTTGGAGCCTCTACTAAATGGTCAGCAATCTCAACATCGCGATTAACCGGTGCCGGGTGCATAATAATCGCAGAGTCCTTTAACCGCCTGTAGCGCTCCTCAGTTAGACCAAACTGTCTATGATAATCTTCCTTGGAAAAGCTTTGACTACCATCATGGCGCTCATGCTGCACCCTAAGCAGCATCAACACATCTAATTGATCAATAATGTGATCAATCGCCATGTACCTTCCATAGCTGTCAAATTCAGACGAGTACCATTGCTCAGGACCATAGAAATAAAGCTCTGCTCCAAGCCGCTTTAGAATCTGCATGTTTGATTTAGCCACACGAGAATGTGTCAAATCCCCTGCAATAGCAATCTTCAGGCCATCAAAATGACCAAATTCTTCATAAATAGTTAGCAAATCAAGCAAGCATTGACTAGGGTGCTGACCTGATCCATCACCTCCATTAACGATAGAGGCAGTAATCGTTGGACTGTCAATAAGCTGCTGATAGTAATCATCTTCTGGGTGACGAATCACGCAGATTTCTGTTCCTAGAGCACTCATGGTAAGAACAGTATCATATAAGGTTTCCCCTTTATTGACAGCACTTGTATCAGCGTTAAAATCAAGGACTCTAAGACCAAGCTTGTTCTCAGCAACCTCAAAGGATTTATGGGTTCTTGTTGAATTTTCAAAGAATAAATTAGCTGCAAAGTGCCTACTGTTATCTTTAATAGCTACCTTACCTGCCTTGTATTCAGAGCCACGACTAATAAGTCCTAAAACCTCTTCATTTGTTAAATGCTCCATTGACACCAAATGCTTAAGCGCAACACGATTATTTACAACTGACATGATTTATCCCCTTTTACCAATAATGAAATGATGATAACAATTGACAACAGCTACACACTAGTTTTCTGGAAGAAGCTGATACAATATAATGCCAAGAAGCGTTGAAAAAGCAACACCCGAAATCTGAAGGCCATTGATTTGAAGCATGAGGCCTCCAATACCAGAAACCAGAATAACACTAGCAATCAATAGGTTTTTCTTGTTGTCCATATCAACCTTAGCTTCAATCAGGATTTTCAAGCCACTAGAGGCTATAACCCCAAACAGAGCAATCGAAATCCCTCCAATCACTGGAGTAGGAATAGACTGAATAAGTGCTGATACCTTACCAACAAAGCTTAACAAACCAGCAATCACAGCGGCACCTGCAATAACATAGACTGAGAAGATTTTATTGAGGGCCATCACACCAATATTTTCACCATAAGATGTTACCGGAGGCGCTCCTAAAAATCCAGCAATCACCTGTGCAAGGCCATCACCCGTCAAGGTTTTTTCCAAGCCAGGATCCTTGAAATAATCTCTTTTAGTCAGGCTATTAAGCACCATGATATGACCGAAATGCTCTGTCATGGTGACAAAGGCAATCGGGGCCATCGTTAAAATAGCACTAGGATACAAGGTAATGTCATAGGTTAAAAAGGGGATAGCCACAGCTGGAACACTGAGCCATTGGGCCTTAGCAACCTGTGTAAAGTCAACAATAGACTGACCCGTCACCATACCAACAAGGATCGCAAACAAATAGCCAACCAATAAGCCCAACAAAATAGGAATGATGGCGACAATCCCTTTACCATAAATGTTAAAGAAAATAATCGCTAATAAGGTGACAAGACCAATCAAAAGGTATAACAGGTTATACTTTCCATCCTTTAGCATGACATCACTAACTGCTGTTGAGGCCAAGCTAAGACCGATCACCATAACAATGGGACCAACCACAACTGGAGGTAAGATCTTATCGATCCATTCATTGCCAATCGCCTTCACCACCAGTGCTACAACCAGATAAACCAGGCCACCTGTAATCGCTCCCTGTGCAACTGCACCAATACCATCTGTTTTCATTAGCATTTGCATGGCTGCAATATAAGCAAAGCTTGAGCCCATATAAGCGGGAATTTTAAATGTTGTTACTGACAAATGCGCCAGAGTCCCAAGTCCACTTGATAAGAGGGCAACTGACGGATCAATCCCAACCAAAATTGGAACCAAAACAGTTGCTCCAAACATAGCAAATAAATGCTGGAAGGACAAGCCAAGCAAAATCCCTGCCTTTGGCACTTCTTCTACATCATAAATGACATCTTTCACACAATCACCTCTTTCTTATCCCGGATCAACAATACTAATACGATCTTGACCGTCAACCTCAACCACCTCAACGACAATCTC carries:
- the pyrP gene encoding uracil permease; this encodes MKDVIYDVEEVPKAGILLGLSFQHLFAMFGATVLVPILVGIDPSVALLSSGLGTLAHLSVTTFKIPAYMGSSFAYIAAMQMLMKTDGIGAVAQGAITGGLVYLVVALVVKAIGNEWIDKILPPVVVGPIVMVIGLSLASTAVSDVMLKDGKYNLLYLLIGLVTLLAIIFFNIYGKGIVAIIPILLGLLVGYLFAILVGMVTGQSIVDFTQVAKAQWLSVPAVAIPFLTYDITLYPSAILTMAPIAFVTMTEHFGHIMVLNSLTKRDYFKDPGLEKTLTGDGLAQVIAGFLGAPPVTSYGENIGVMALNKIFSVYVIAGAAVIAGLLSFVGKVSALIQSIPTPVIGGISIALFGVIASSGLKILIEAKVDMDNKKNLLIASVILVSGIGGLMLQINGLQISGVAFSTLLGIILYQLLPEN
- the pyrB gene encoding aspartate carbamoyltransferase, whose translation is MSVVNNRVALKHLVSMEHLTNEEVLGLISRGSEYKAGKVAIKDNSRHFAANLFFENSTRTHKSFEVAENKLGLRVLDFNADTSAVNKGETLYDTVLTMSALGTEICVIRHPEDDYYQQLIDSPTITASIVNGGDGSGQHPSQCLLDLLTIYEEFGHFDGLKIAIAGDLTHSRVAKSNMQILKRLGAELYFYGPEQWYSSEFDSYGRYMAIDHIIDQLDVLMLLRVQHERHDGSQSFSKEDYHRQFGLTEERYRRLKDSAIIMHPAPVNRDVEIADHLVEAPKARIVAQMANGVFVRMAIIEAILNGRNDKV